One genomic segment of Coffea arabica cultivar ET-39 chromosome 6e, Coffea Arabica ET-39 HiFi, whole genome shotgun sequence includes these proteins:
- the LOC140009879 gene encoding uncharacterized protein: MSSHLTSPGTSALSEKHWRHLMAPAPYSPPSYPEGYSVRARPPDRKQSRNGRTWGRSPAIHFGREDTPHLNPERSDLGRSNYPPKIASSIGAVCGNEIAIKMRSTRSRSGRVPSTGAGQTSGAQQDRISEEPGSQRTQPNNEDAIAKMAEFVSDNPNIFEELGRYLKRQGKEKAESSKRRPTKSPEVPSGEDSEDGRLSRSTSRRASSKATSKIASISRAFSRGLLGKRAEDPPRRPGGLASDYMRAPPFTDDINGEMVPPNFKLPNLHTYDGRGDPEDHLRAFISAFRLYCVPDAVICRAFPIFLHGTARKWFWSLEPGSISSLDELIDRFIHRFVSSRPITKTSAYLLNLQQGQGESLRSYAQRFNEENVQIPDQNEQVTIAAFTNGLVAGIFNTEIHRQYPRTLRELWERVDQGIRSEDVNRMKREAQASRTGQDPRRRKDTGRGEPGPSGTSNQPRDRRSVFDRIVKGRSSTSDAELTPLNSSRTHVLAVMRQNHLGRNPPEIPGRRDKRNSNLYCAYHRDVGHETEDCNDLKREIENLIRQGYLKQFVRKDGGFNRSISHRENRGPRRDDRRDTNMHCRGPEDRREDKQPPRDGSPGYGPNIAGVINTIAGGPTGGDSQNSRKRTYRQAEMEVAEPSSRLSEVITYGPADPVPAASSNHEALVIEVLTNNYVVKKVYVDPGSSVDVLYYRTFESLKLTREQLTPVRTPLVGFGGHVVHPEGMLTLVVTIGRHPRCRTVPVSFAVVKADSPYNMLIGRPTLNALRAVYSTYHLSFKFPTSAGVAEVSSDVGAARECYLATIQAAVTPRPSPRSEEKRPAVLSIDCIDPQKAEEPNRLEPGDEVELVVVDEAKPDQVVQVGAGLPSPLKEEMISLIKDHRDVFAWSADEVVGVPPELMTHQLNVDPQARPVRQKRRHFGPERSQAISDEVDKLLPAKMIHEVQYPAWLSNPVMVKKDTGGWRMCVDFTDLNKACPKDCYPLPRIDALVDAAMGYEILCFLDAFKGYHQIGMSEEDQEKTAFYTDRGTYCYTTMPFGLKNAGATYQRLINRLFQNQIGRNVEAYVDDILVKSLATSSFLSDVREVFGVLRDSRMKLNPKKCVFGVTSGKFLGYLVSHRGIEANPDKVKAIQDMSPPRNIREVQRLNGRLAALNRFLSQSAEKALPFFKVLKKADQFAWTEECQAAFDKLKQYLHHLPTLASPRPEEKLYLYLSAADEAVSAVLIRDEGTQVPVYYVSRALRGPETRYTQVEKLVLGLVHAARRLKPYFLAHPISVRTDQPLRQILVRPEASGRLTKWAVELGEYDLSYEPRTAIKAQALADFLAELTFTEGPESTSAFAEVSTPSLWTLYVDGSSNGDGSGAGLLLEGPQGEVCSYALRFGFPATNNEAEYEALIAGLQLARRLGAQQIHVRSDSQLVVRQVLGEYEAKDETMQRYLSKVHQLTAYFESFEIQRIPRSQNKRADALSRLASTSFSDLNKTVLVEVLSEPGYVEEVACPVHSEETWMTPFILFLGQGVLPEDRAEARKIQRKAARYALRDGELYKRSYLGPWLRCVTPETGRHVLQEIHEGLCGAHVGHRMLAKKALLLGYFWPSVRQDAQNLVLGCHSCQVHAPEYHQPANFMVPITSPWPFEQWGTDIIGPFPRAVGGHTFLVTAVDYFTKWVEAEPLRTITGLAIQKFFWKCIVCRFGIPQVIISDNGRQFAENPFKTWCTNLGIKQHFTSVGHPQANGQAENFNRTLLHGLKTRLHQAGTSWVEELPSVLWSYRTTPRSATQETPFSLTYGAEAVIPAEILTPSPRLAAYAAEVNGEERQLDLDLVDERRDLASARIASYKSTVAHYYNARVRHRRFQPGDLVLRKNSVSRAEPQGKLCPKWEGPYRVVESDLKGYCKLSYRDGSLVPRSWHAENLKMYCA; encoded by the exons TGG gggagaagccccgccatcCACTTCGGCCGCGAGGATACACCTCACCTCAACCCAGAGAGGTCTGATTTAGGTCGGTCCAACTACCCGCCAAAAATCGCctcttcaattggcgccgtctgtgggaacgagaTAGCTATTAAAATGAGATCCACGCGCTCCAGAAGCGGAAGAGTTCCCTCAACTGGGGCTGGGCAGACCTCGGGTGCCCAGCAAGACCGCATATCTGAAGAGCCAGGGTCCCAAAGGACCCAGCCCAACAATGAGGACGCCATCGCCAAGATGGCCGAGTTTGTATCAGACAACCCTAACATTTTTGAGGAGCTAGGAAGGTACCTCAAAAggcagggaaaagaaaaagctgAGTCTTCCAAGAGGAGACCGACGAAGTCCCCTGAAGTGCCCTCAGGCGAGGACTCCGAAGATGGGCGTCTATCTCGGAGCACCTCCAGGCGAGCCTCATCCAAGGCAACCTCCAAGATTGCCTCCATCTCCCGAGCGTTTTCTCGGGGACTACTGGGAAAACGAGCCGAGGACCCACCTCGGCGTCCCGGAGGCCTAGCTTCTGATTACATGAGGGCTCCGCCCTTCACTGATGACATCAACGGGGAAATGGTGCCCCCGAACTTTAAGCTACCAAATTTGCACACCTATGACGGCCGTGGTGACCCCGAGGATCACCTCCGCGCCTTCATCTCCGCATTCCGACTCTACTGCGTCCCCGACGCCGTGATCTGTCGGGCTTTCCCCATCTTCCTGCACGGGACCGCCCGGAAGTGGTTCTGGAGTTTAGAACCGGGGAGCATTTCCTCCCTGGATGAGCTGATAGACCGGTTCATCCACCGCTTTGTGTCGTCTCGACCAATAACAAAGACTTCAGCTTACCTCTTGAACCTGCAACAGGGTCAGGGCGAGTCACTTCGCTCGTACGCCCAAAGGTTCAACGAGGAGAATGTACAGATACCTGACCAGAACGAGCAGGTAACTATTGCTGCCTTCACCAACGGGTTAGTAGCAGGGATCTTTAACACCGAAATCCATCGGCAGTACCCCCGTACACTCCGGGAGCTCTGGGAAAGAGTGGACCAGGGAATCCGAAGTGAAGATGTAAATCGCATGAAGCGAGAAGCCCAAGCATCTCGTACGGGGCAAGATCCCCGGAGGAGGAAAGACACTGGCCGAGGTGAACCAGGCCCAAGTGGCACTTCAAACCAACCCCGAGACCGCCGAAGTGTCTTCGACCGGATCGTGAAAGGCAGATCGTCCACCTCGGACGCCGAGCTGACGCCCCTCAATTCGAGCCGGACCCACGTCCTGGCTGTGATGAGGCAGAATCACCTCGGCCGCAACCCTCCCGAAATTCCGGGGAGGAGAGATAAGAGGAACTCGAACCTCTACTGTGCCTACCACCGTGATGTAGGGCACGAGACTGAAGACTGCAATGACCTGAAGCGGGAAATCGAAAATTTGATCCGGCAGGGATACCTGAAGCAATTCGTCCGCAAGGATGGAGGCTTCAACCGAAGCATCTCCCACCGGGAGaaccgaggcccccgccgagaCGACCGACGGGACACGAACATGCATTGCCGAGGTCCCGAAGACCGTAGGGAGGACAAGCAGCCCCCACGCGATGGCTCACCGGGCTACGGCCCCAACATCGCCGGGGTGATCAACACCATCGCGGGAGGACCAACGGGAGGAGACAGCCAGAACTCCCGGAAGCGGACCTACCGCCAGGCCGAGATGGAGGTGGCCGAGCCGAGCTCTCGGCTGTCCGAGGTCATCACCTACGGTCCCGCTGACCCCGTTCCTGCGGCCTCCAGCAATCATGAAGCTCTTGTGATTGAAGTCCTCACCAACAACTACGTAGTCAAAAAGGTCTACGTAGACCCCGGAAGCTCGGTAGACGTCTTGTACTACCGGACTTTcgaaagtttgaaactgaccAGGGAGCAACTCACTCCTGTCAGGACTCCCCTCGTGGGATTCGGGGGACACGTCGTCCACCCGGAAGGCATGTTGACCCTGGTGGTAACAATCGGGCGTCATCCACGCTGCCGAACTGTGCCTGTTAGTTTTGCGGTGGTCAAAGCAGACTCCCCCTACAATATGCTGATAGGCCGGCCCACGCTCAATGCCTTGAGAGCCGTATACTCCACCTACCACCTGAGCTTTAAATTCCCAACATCTGCGGGGGTGGCCGAGGTAAGCAGCGATGTGGGCGCCGCCCGAGAGTGCTACCTCGCCACCATTCAAGCAGCAGTCACCCCCCGGCCCTCACCGAGGTCAGAAGAAAAGAGGCCAGCGGTCCTCTCCATAGACTGCATCGACCCTCAGAAGGCAGAAGAGCCCAACAGGCTGGAGCCCGGGGATGAGGTGGAACTGGTGGTAGTGGATGAAGCGAAACCTGACCAAGTGGTCCAAGTAGGGGCTGGACTACCCTCACCCCTGAAAGAAGAAATGATCTCCCTGATCAAAGACCACCGAGACGTCTTCGCGTGGTCCGCGGATGAAGTGGTCGGAGTGCCACCCGAGCTCATGACTCACCAACTCAACGTTGACCCACAGGCCCGACCTGTGCGACAGAAACGAAGGCACTTCGGCCCCGAACGTAGTCAGGCCATATCGGATGAGGTCGACAAGCTCTTGCCGGCCAAGATGATCCACGAAGTCCAATATCCCGCCTGGCTGTCCAATCCAGTCATGGTCAAAAAGGACACCGGTGGATGGAGAATGTGTGTCGACTTCACCGACCTCAACAAGGCCTGCCCCAAAGATTGCTATCCTCTGCCGAGAATAGACGCCCTCGTCGACGCGGCGATGGGGTATGAAATCCTCTGCTTCCTAGATGCCTTCAAAGGGTACCATCAAATAGGAATGAGTGAGGAGGACCAAGAGAAAACGGCGTTCTACACCGACCGAGGTACTTATTGTTACACCACCATGCCCTTCGGGCTAAAGAACGCCGGGGCAACCTACCAAAGGCTGATCAACCGACTCTTCCAGAATCAGATCGGCCGCAATGTGGAGGCCTATGTGGATGACATCCTCGTTAAAAGCCTCGCCACTTCATCCTTTCTGTCAGACGTGAGGGAAGTCTTTGGTGTCCTGCGAGACTCGAGAATGAAGCTGAATCCCAAGAAGTGCGTCTTCGGCGTCACCTCGGGAAAATTCTTGGGGTATCTGGTTTCCCACCGGGGAATCGAGGCCAACCCCGACAAGGTGAAGGCCATTCAGGACATGTCCCCACCTCGGAACATCCGAGAAGTCCAACGGCTGAATGGACGCCTGGCCGCGCTGAATCGCTTCCTGTCCCAATCAGCCGAGAAAGCTCTGCCCTTCTTTAAGGTGCTCAAGAAGGCTGATCAGTTTGCCTGGACGGAAGAGTGCCAGGCTGCTTTCGACAAACTGAAGCAATACCTCCATCACCTACCCACTCTCGCTTCACCTCGGCCCGAGGAGAAgctctacctctacctctcCGCAGCCGATGAGGCCGTCAGCGCTGTTCTTATCCGGGATGAGGGCACCCAAGTGCCCGTCTACTATGTCAGCCGAGCTCTCCGCGGACCGGAGACCCGATACACTCAGGTGGAAAAACTGGTGCTGGGGCTAGTTCACGCCGCTCGGCGGCTGAAGCCCTATTTCTTGGCTCATCCCATATCCGTCAGGACCGACCAGCCTCTCCGACAGATACTGGTTCGACCCGAGGCCTCCGGGCGCCTCACTAAATGGGCCGTCGAGTTAGGGGAGTACGACCTGTCCTATGAGCCGCGCACCGCCATAAAAGCTCAAGCCTTAGCCGACTTCTTGGCCGAGCTCACCTTCACGGAAGGTCCGGAGTCCACCTCCGCCTTTGCCGAGGTGTCCACCCCATCCCTGTGGACATTGTATGTGGATGGATCCTCTAATGGGGACGGCAGCGGAGCTGGACTTCTCCTGGAAGGACCTCAGGGAGAAGTGTGCTCTTACGCCCTCCGCTTTGGCTTCCCAGCCACCAATAATGAAGCCGAGTACGAGGCCTTAATCGCTGGACTCCAGCTGGCCCGAAGGCTCGGCGCACAACAAATCCACGTCCGCAGTGACTCCCAACTCGTCGTACGCCAAGTCCTTGGTGAGTATGAGGCCAAGGATGAGACCATGCAACGATACCTCTCCAAAGTACACCAACTCACCGCGTACTTCGAGTCCTTCGAAATCCAAAGAATACCCCGTTCCCAGAATAAGCGAGCCGACGCCTTATCCCGGCTGGCTTCTACGTCATTCTCTGACCTCAACAAAACTGTCTTAGTGGAAGTCCTGAGTGAACCAGGATACGTGGAAGAGGTGGCCTGCCCCGTGCACTCTGAAGAAACCTGGATGACCCCGTTCATCCTTTTCTTGGGTCAAGGAGTCCTCCCTGAAGACCGAGCCGAGGCGAGAAAAATACAACGCAAGGCGGCTCGGTACGCTCTCCGCGATGGAGAGCTGTACAAACGTTCCTACCTCGGCCCATGGCTGAGGTGTGTCACTCCCGAGACAGGACGCCACGTCCTCCAAGAGATCCACGAGGGCTTGTGTGGAGCTCACGTCGGCCACAGAATGCTAGCCAAGAAGGCTCTGCTTCTTGGATATTTCTGGCCCTCGGTTCGACAAGACGCCCAGAACCTCGTTCTCGGCTGCCATTCCTGCCAAGTCCACGCGCCCGAGTATCACCAGCCCGCCAACTTCATGGTTCCCATCACTTCACCCTGGCCATTCGAGCAATGGGGGACAGACATCATAGGTCCTTTCCCCAGAGCCGTCGGGGGTCATACCTTCCTGGTAACCGCTGTGGATTACTTcaccaaatgggttgaagccGAGCCACTGAGGACCATCACCGGGCTGGCaattcaaaaattcttttggaaatGCATCGTCTGCCGCTTCGGCATACCACAGGTAATCATCTCGGATAATGGGAGGCAATTTGCCGAGAACCCCTTTAAAACTTGGTGCACAAACCTTGGCATCAAACAACATTTCACTTCGGTAGGCCACCCCCAGGCCAACGGCCAAGCAGAAAACTTCAACCGAACTCTCTTGCATGGCCTCAAGACTCGACTACACCAAGCTGGAACATCTTGGGTCGAAGAACTCCCTAGTGTCCTTTGGTCTTATCGGACCACGCCGAGGTCGGCCACGCAAGAGACCCCCTTCTCTTTAACATACGGAGCCGAGGCTGTCATCCCTGCCGAGATCCTTACCCCCAGCCCTCGGCTCGCAGCCTATGCAGCCGAGGTGAACGGCGAAGAAAGGCAGTTGGATCTCGACCTCGTCGATGAGCGAAGGGACCTCGCCTCAGCCCGGATAGCTTCCTACAAGAGCACAGTGGCACACTACTACAATGCCCGTGTCAGGCACCGTCGATTCCAGCCTGGAGACTTGGTTCTGAGGAAAAACTCAGTCAGCCGAGCTGAACCGCAAGGGAAACTATGCCCGAAGTGGGAAGGCCCTTACCGAGTTGTGGAGTCTGACCTCAAGGGATATTGTAAACTGAGCTACCGAGATGGCTCACTAGTGCCGAGGTCTTGGCACGCCGAGAACCTCAAAATGTATTGTGCTTGA